GTTTGCTATGCGAGATGCTCTGGCAATATCAAAGCCGACTGAACCCTCTTTAAAACGTCTCCGCTCAGTGGTGTCTGCGTCGACTCAAGACTCATCTGACCCCAACCCAGCTCAGAAAATTCGATCTGCTGCGAGGGTTGTGAATCCCATGGCTACTGTTATCAAAGCTGTCGCTGAAGCAGCTGAAGatgccaaaaattcaaaatctggGAGAAGTGTCTTTGACAGAATTAGTCACACCACTGGTTTTTCTGAGACACTTGGTGAAGTTTCCACTCAGAACGAAGAACATAGGAATTTTAACGAAGAGCAGGAACCAGTACAGCATCATTACACGCAGCGTCTTGACAACAATGGAGTGTATGTTGAGAACATGGCGACTTTTGACACTGGCTTGCAGCCAAACTTTTCATCTGATCGAAGCAAGCTTGGTTCAAATGTTAATGTGTCTCACCCAAGTTCTTTTGCTGGGAACAGAATTAACAATCCGAGAAGTCTGCAGGATCGTTTAGTCGATGACCCCAGAAGAGTTAAAGGGACGAATTATCAAAACCACCTTACTGAAGTTGCAACCAAGCAGAAAACTGCAGGTTTCTCTGGCAATGCAGGGAAAACAGTGAAGTTAGAGGAGCAGATGAAAGTGCCAGATGTGGGTCTGCAAAAATATATGGACAGAGGCAGAGTAGTCTCTAGTGAAGCTACAATTGGGAGTGGAAGTGTAAGTTCCATGTTTTAGATGCATATTCTTACTAGCTATTTCATCATAAAATATCCTagattttttcttgttaatgTTCTACCCATCGTAGCTACGTAGCAATGATTGATCTCGTTCTTACGAGTAACACTTGACGCCTCATACAATCTGGCCTTTTGTTCTTTGACCACAGGTAAAGCCTGTTCCCAGTGCGAGAGAAGACACAGCGACTAAGAAATCTGTTCCCGGTGAGTTGTTAAGTAATATCATGTTTAAATTGGAATTTCATTTGTCCTTGACAAGTCTTTGGTCCCTGTTGATACATTCTTTTCTGCATGAGTTGGTCTAAAGATGACATACTGGCATTTGCAGGGACATTATCTACTACCCGCCCTTTGGAAGATGCTAGTTCTCGAACAATCTTTGTCGccaatgtaatgattgcaactCTTTATTTACTCCTGAGCAGGAGTTGagcaaaaaaatttcatttggTTAACTGATTTGAATGTGGTTTGGTCGTAAAACAGGTTCACTTTGGTGCCACCAAGGATAGCCTTTCAAGGCATTTCAACAAGTGTGGTGAAGTGCTTAAAGCTGTCATAGTTACAGATCCAGCGACAGGCCAACCAAGTGGGTAAGTTGTCTTGATATGTGGTTATGCAAAGTTCAATTTATCAGAGACACCTTAATGACCAAAGTTGTTTGCCTTTTGCAGATCAGCATACATTGAGTTCACGCGCAAAGAAGCTGCAGATAATGCATCGTCTCTAGACGGTACCTCGTTCATGTCTCGGATTCTCAAggtaaaaatattgaaaaacttGTTTATATTCATCTTTAGTGATGGTTAGaatgttaattaattatttgtatttgtgATGGGTGCAGATTGCGAAAGGAAGCAATGGGCAACAACAACAGGAGGCTGCGTCATGGGCTAGAGCAGGAAGGTACGCAAGAGCCTCACCATACCGCAGAGGCATCCCTGGTGGTGCATTCAGGGGTCGTCCTGTTGTCAGAGCTGGAGGAGCCAGAAGCATGCAATGGAAACGCGATTCAGCCGAGACTGGAAACAACATCGCAGCTCCAAACCCTCGTAGCATGACTTACGTCCGAACAGAATCACAATCAGACGGACATGCAACAGTTTGATAGACAAAACAGAAGCAAGAAGCTGCTTTGGTCGGattttctcatttcgttttccTTCCTTATTGATGACATTATGGTTCCTTTTGTatggatattaaaaaaaaaagacaagaaaaaatgaTCCATTTTTCATGGAGACAACAAGAGGTATAGATTGCCGCAAGACAACCCAGCAACACACAAGATGGACACAACACGAGCTCTAACGAACAAGACATTGAGATTCTTAGCAACCTGAAGAGTCAAAGTCAGGATCTGCAACCTCCCCGCTTCCTCCATCTTCTTGAAGAAATACATCGGCTTCAACGAACGTCTCAGCATCAACGCCATCGCGAACGGGAATCCGAACGCTATGCAGCTCTGAATCGTCATCTCGTGAATCGGATTCGAACGAGTCGCGTACAGAATCGTGCCTCCGACGACCAACTGAGTTAAACCGAGAAGACCCATGGCTCCACTTAGACTGTACATGTTCTTCATCATCCCTTCGAACACTTGTCTCGTCTCGTTACCTAGCGCCGACACGTCGCGCTCCACCGTCGGTCCTTCGATCTCCTGGTGCTTCATCTTGGGCTCCTCCTCGGGATTCGGATTGACCTCTTGGCTTGGTGTTGAGAAGTACCTCGTTGGCCATGTTTGAGATCGGAGCTTCTCGGTGTTGGGATTGGTGATGAAAGCAGAGAAGGATCTTAAGAGACCCAGCTCTTGAACTTCTGATCTGTGGATCAAATGGTTTCTTATGGGAGAAGAAGAGTGGAGATGGTGAAGGGAGGTGTTGAGGGATGAGAAAGACGAGGGTTTAAGGAATCTGGAAGCTAATCGACGAGAGATCATCATCGTCGTCGTCGCTGGATTTCGATGGAGAGAAGAAGCTCTACGTAATGTAGGGTTTTCTTTACCAAACCGGTTTATCATTGGTTGACTATGAAGACCAATCAACTTTCGATTTTCATGGGCTCGCTCTCTCAATATGACCCAATCCATCAAATTAACCGGATTTCATCCTACTTTAATACTACTAAGTCcataattagtaaaaatatttcaGACCTTCTCAgcagtaaagaaaaaaaaaatggtaatggAAAGAGTAAGATATCCATGTCACAAAACTGATAAATAGTTCCATTAGATAACTGATCCTTTCAGATCTTCTTCCTGCTCCATTatgtttttttcgttttttttttttgccacagTGGTGCTCTTTGATTTTGTAAATCTAACTCTTTCATTAATTTAGATATTAACagcttagcaaaaaaaataaaaaaaaaattagtgaacatatattatactattatttgcgaagtgatttttcgCTTCTG
The window above is part of the Brassica napus cultivar Da-Ae chromosome C3, Da-Ae, whole genome shotgun sequence genome. Proteins encoded here:
- the LOC106401217 gene encoding protein gar2-like, which codes for MGSADPVDDRTFNGDFSEEGVGKLKERVKVKLKEYMGDYTDDILVEYVIVLLKNGRRKEEAENELKIFLADDSGSFVAWLWDHLGESMDEYFTISIQNEDTALVQMESESEKGRSGARRGRGWRSQLTNAPDVPPLLSSEVHKIYNYEKRDHRERHGKRSPSPQSQSRRKRSKTDGSRSEQMEAKPNVSSRLLQFAMRDALAISKPTEPSLKRLRSVVSASTQDSSDPNPAQKIRSAARVVNPMATVIKAVAEAAEDAKNSKSGRSVFDRISHTTGFSETLGEVSTQNEEHRNFNEEQEPVQHHYTQRLDNNGVYVENMATFDTGLQPNFSSDRSKLGSNVNVSHPSSFAGNRINNPRSLQDRLVDDPRRVKGTNYQNHLTEVATKQKTAGFSGNAGKTVKLEEQMKVPDVGLQKYMDRGRVVSSEATIGSGSVKPVPSAREDTATKKSVPGTLSTTRPLEDASSRTIFVANVHFGATKDSLSRHFNKCGEVLKAVIVTDPATGQPSGSAYIEFTRKEAADNASSLDGTSFMSRILKIAKGSNGQQQQEAASWARAGRYARASPYRRGIPGGAFRGRPVVRAGGARSMQWKRDSAETGNNIAAPNPRSMTYVRTESQSDGHATV
- the LOC106401218 gene encoding uncharacterized protein LOC106401218, with translation MDWVILRERAHENRKLIGLHSQPMINRFGKENPTLRRASSLHRNPATTTMMISRRLASRFLKPSSFSSLNTSLHHLHSSSPIRNHLIHRSEVQELGLLRSFSAFITNPNTEKLRSQTWPTRYFSTPSQEVNPNPEEEPKMKHQEIEGPTVERDVSALGNETRQVFEGMMKNMYSLSGAMGLLGLTQLVVGGTILYATRSNPIHEMTIQSCIAFGFPFAMALMLRRSLKPMYFFKKMEEAGRLQILTLTLQVAKNLNVLFVRARVVSILCVAGLSCGNLYLLLSP